The DNA region CGAGGAACACAATGAGCTCGACCTTTCCTTCGGCTTGAAGGGCATCAGCAGGTTCAGAGCCAACGTATTCATGCAGAGAGGTGCCGTCGCGGGCGCCTTCAGGAGCATACCTTTTTCGATCAGGACGTTTCAGGAGTTGGGGCTGCCGGAAATCGTCCATACCCTCGCGAAAAAACCGAGGGGCCTCATTATCTGCACCGGTCCGACCGGTAGCGGAAAATCGACCACCCTTGCCACGATG from Thermodesulfovibrionales bacterium includes:
- a CDS encoding ATPase, T2SS/T4P/T4SS family → MATLYDLLNQMIDQGASDLHITVGSPPKLRVDGKLISVDHPPLSPADTKALCYSILTDAQKHRFEEHNELDLSFGLKGISRFRANVFMQRGAVAGAFRSIPFSIRTFQELGLPEIVHTLAKKPRGLIICTGPTGSGKSTTLATM